GTAAAAACTATCACAACCGTCTTGTATGACAATCTGGCTGTGGTGAATactattttagaatttttatggacatttttaaaatctattgaatttttaatactttttaaaaaggaagcagaagagaataaaaataaagaaaaatgaaagttaaaagaacataaaagaaaaaattaaattgctcaaaatgaaaaaatatagtgaccgattgtataaattgacctaaaattgaaataatgatttaacgtgtcacaTCAACTTACCGTTACATCGTTaatggctcaatgactaaaatgttaacgtaaatgattaaaatataacttgagatAAACAATAATGACTACTTTGATAGATTACCCTTTTATAAATTGAagatcaataataaaaataaaagagccAAAGTGACTAACAAAAATATTAGAGACTTAAAAATATCACATAAGTGCATGTATTCTtcagaaatttaaattttagtctttgtacttttatttttcgaaTAATGATTCGAATCTAGGTCTTTATTAGGGTATATGAGCATCCGATCAATAGGTCTCAACTTggattcttatttttaaaaatttagtctctacttatcaaaattcaaattttaggtctattaacattgttaaaactattttattaaatttaggtttattaCAACGTTATTTTTTAGTCACATGCCTACCAAGTGAGTTTTTTTTacttcaacaaatttaacaaaaaataatagtttaagaatttgaccttaatttagaaatctaaaaataaagggactaaattcttataaataaatatataatgactaaatttcaaatttgttaaaattacaGGGACTTATGAcacattttaaccaaattattattattccttAATTAATAATCGATCAGGCTTTAAAGAAATGGATGGTTCATTATTCTTTATGATAGCAGATTTCATGATATCTATTATAggatactatatatatatatataagcaaagGCCTTCCTTAGATGACACATgtctcactttttcttttcttttctttttcattatataACAAAATGGTCAAATATCATTTTGGTCCCTCTATTGTGCCTATgattaagatttaatctttatttttaatttcttaaataatttggtccttatattttataatattatcaattagtccaaataattaatattataggATAAAATCATaactatacatgaactttaattttgtgcaattatacactttaaactttaattttagttcaaatgtatacaaaacctttgattttgattcaattgtacgCATTAGAAGAAATGAatacatcaatttttttatattgtacaagtaaaattatatgtaatatgtaaACACAAAATGGTGTTATATCGATAATGATGTTAGTggtttgtgaaaattgaataaaaatcaagatgtcatttataaaattgcacgaaaatcaaagttcatgtataacattgcacattaaatcaagTTCATATGTAATCTTGAGATTTATCACTAATATTATTGACtactcaaattaaaattttacattattttttaaaataaagtgctATTCTAATAACAaagtattttcttttaaatccacattaaataccaaaattattaatCGTGCTAATTATTTGAACTAACTAATATCATagttttttttcctctcttttttcaatcattataaaataatgataaattttcgtttcaatctatttattatactcacaatatttattctttatattttaatttgatataacaTGATCATCTATTTTTATGTGataatttttactatcatagcccagaaaatgtttttttttttaaatttcgtaaGGCACCAATCGGAGCAAACCCAATAAATAATTCTTCGTATCCTGTAGACCTATTAAAGTGATAGACGTTGGTCATAGTTTTAAAACTACTTCATACCCAAAATAACGATTGAACCCTCAACCACTAATAAAAACTTGAGAGAACCTTACTCTATAATCATCATTTTATTGGTAAGGGGTTAAGGGCATACATATACAATTAACAAAGTTGGTAGCAATGCATCTCGATTAGATCTTTTGTCTCACAAAATGATAATCGATCTCTATATGTTTAGCTCTCTAATGAAACATTGGATTTGAAGGGATATATAGTGCGGTTTGgttattatatattaacttCATTGGGCTAGCAACCTCTTATATCAACTCTTGAAGCAACTGCTGTAACTAGATTAGCTCACAAGTGGCTAGGCTCATTTCTCGATATTCCACTTCTACACTTGGTCTTACCACAACATGTTTTTTTGCTTTTCCACGAAATTAAATTACTATCAAAGAGAACACAATATCCTGAAGTGGAACATCTAAATATCCAATCACCTATGAATTCCCATGATCTTCATATAACATACCTTCTTCATGAGAATTTTTTATGTGCCAAAGAATACACATTGTCGCATTCTAGTGACTATCACAAAGACTCTGAAGGAATTGACTAATTACACTCACTGCAAGGAGATACTCGGTCGAGTGATgataagataattaaatttccaaCCAATCATCGATATTGACTAAGATCTTTTAAAGACTTTCCTTGGTCTGTAACAAGTTTGACATTAGGATCCACTGGTCTATAATTTAACATCCCTATTTCCTCCAAAATATTCGAAGCATATTTTTACTGGgaaataataatacttattttaGATTGAGTAATCTCAACACAAAGAAAGTATTTCATCTTTGTCTGAATATGATCCAAAAGATGTTGCTCGAGACGTGACATACCTTAATGACCATCTTCTATAATATCAATGTCATTAACATATGTAACAAAATAGATACACTTGCTGTGACTGTTGTGatgataaaaaaactaaatgatCTGTTTCACTTCGTTTCATCCCAAACTCCTTAACAACAGCTCGAAAATAGATGATTTTagctttagaaaaaaattttaaaaaaaggtatTGCTTGGATTGTTTTCCATCTTGTGTGtgcttattttctttaaaaacgaAGTGTTGAgaacgaaaaaataaaaaggtataTAATTTTCATGATATCACCAAGTTTCCACCAAATTTGAATGAGACGATtgcattataaataaatattgtgtttataataagaaataaagaacgttttatttatatgtatatatatatattaaagtttctTATTCAAGTTTGGTCAGTCCAGTTTAAAGACtactttcattatttaaataataatatgtaaaacaaaatttataatcaaattttaaaaaaaattataagtctGGCTAGTGGCTAGTAACCCAAACCTCTAAACAAAGTGCAGAGGCAAAGTCATTGGTGCTATGGGTAGCTGACACACCTTCTTTGGGGCGGCTTTACATTCAttaaaaaatgacttaattaaatCAAGACAAGGACTCGAAATGGCAAACCCACTTTGAACACTTTTCTATAGGCCTTGTATTGACCAGTTTGCTTCAGCAAAGAAACaggatgaaaaagaaaagaataatggGAACTATGTACTTCAATCTATGTCTTTTGTACATTGAATTGTAATCTGTAAAATTATAaccaaaacttttttttccctaaaaagGCCTTTTGAGACCCTTGAAATGGTCTATGGGATCAACACATTCTATTTTGCTCCTGTAAGGGTTTAACATTTTCAACAAGTCTGAAACTCTGTCCTTTGTCTTCTCCACACAACCAAGCTGTAATAGCAGCAACAGCTTTTGAAAAGCCCCCACTTGGAGTGCTTCAATAAGGACTCCACCATCTTCCTTTTTCTCGTTCTTGCAAAGCTTCCATAAAATGGAGACAGAAAACTCGGTGGCCATGGTTGAAACCCTGAGGATTTTCTTGACCAAAACCGGCATCGTCAAGGCATTCTTGCAGGCCATTTCTCTGCCTTGTTCGGTGTCGAAGATTCCATCTAGGACACCCAAGGCTTTCTCGCACATTCCCCTTTCGGCGTCCACGAGCATTTCTAGCAGCAATGGGACTATGCCTAGGTTTACAAGTTTATTACCCACTTGTTTTTCGTTACCATAGGATGTGATCATATGGTAAATGATGGTTAACGATGCTTTTGTTGATGCTGAGCAAATTGGGCTTTTGATAAGCTTCAATAATGCTTCAATGGCGCCTTCCATCTCTGATAACTGATTCAgtatttttctttgatcttcCATTGATGAAACGAGCTCCTTCAAGGCCAAAACTGCATTTCGTCTCCTAGACAAGTCTCCGCTGCTTAAAAACCTTATCAAACAATGCATGGCTGAAGCTGATCCTAAGAAACCCTTGGCCTCACCATCGAGAGGGAACATTATTACAAGAGCCGATAATATCTCCTCCAAGACCGAGACGTTTTCGTCGAAAGCCGCCATGGAAAACGCCGCGAACGCTTCCGATAAAACATTGCCTGTCCCATTACTCACAATGCACCGCTTGTTACGTTCACTCTCTTTGGCCAATGACTTGACCTTCGCCACCAAATCTAGGCACCGTGACCCATCTTGCTTCTTACAAGCGACGTCGATTTTCGAAAGAATCTCTGAAACCTCCATGGAACTAACAGGAACACGAGGCGTGGGGATTCTTTCGATCCCGTGGGATCGATTCTCGACGCACCAATCTTGGATTTTTTTCCTTATGATGTGGTTGGGGATGGGTTCGAGACTCCTTAACACTCGATTGGTAAGAGGACAAGTGAAATTCCCGGCTTCGATCCATTTCTCGATGTTGGGTCGATCATACGTTATACCTGAAGATAACGTGACGGGGTCTTTCATCAAGTCCAACGATATCGGACACCTGAAATCTCTAGGAATCGAAAGCtccatttcaccattttcattcCTTGCCTGCTCTTTCCCCGCACGCTTACCAGCTCTTCTCTTTCTCCAGGAAGAAATCATCCTCGgaaaaaaatatactttttctttcttcttgtttggtttcaatgaaaaaagaaatgttgggttttcttttttgttgttgttgttgttgaatgAAGTAGAAATTGATTGAGAAATTAGCATATgtgtgcgtatatatatatggtgatGACATAAGGTTGTTCAACGTGTAAGACCTGaagaaaatactaaaaaaaatctaaaaagaagAATGAATGAGAAAAGGTTTGAATATTTGAcctttgaatttgataaatacaAATTGAAACGGTAAAAGGGGTTAGAACTCGGTGAAGACAAATAATGTTGGCGGATTCTTAGAATAGATCAAAACTTTGAACCTCATTGTACGAGTCGCTGGATTGACTCCCTCCACCCGTCGCTCGTTCCTGGTCCAGCCATGTGACCGTGACTTTCTCTTTTTCCTATTTAATAcatctaaatttaataatttcatgaCTTAATCCAACCATGGGCGTAGTCGGATCGATCccgtaaaatgaaaaatttttcatttagactttttaagatttttgaaaacttaaattagtaaagataaaattatacttttaacccttaaaatgataaaaaataatttaatttattaaaaattataaagatacgAGTTATTCAAATAATGAAATCGTATTTttacaatcataaaaattaaaatttaatttcgacccctaaatttttttttacctttgcCCTGAATCCAACCTCGTCTTAAACACTTTTaacaaacaatatttttattatatttatataaaatctttaaaactTGATCATACAATACTATAGTTTGAAAATCTCATGATTCAAACTAAGGAAACATTAATTATTACACCAAGATAGAAGTGTTCATAATCCAGATtgctttgagttaaatttgtttattgttcaaaaatacaatatataaatataattttatattaatatttatatacaattaGATGAACTGTTTGGAGGGGCCAAATCCgggcttgaaattttttttaaaatgttatgtcAAATAGAGGTGTTTATGGGCCGGGTTAGGATGGGTTCGGGCCGtgcccaaaaaaaatttagcctGTGTCTTAGGCCTGAGAttggcccggcccaaaatatgggcctgaaattttgtccaagccaGGTCCAGGAAAAATTCTTAAGCCTGAGCCCGgtccggcccattttttaataaacaccaaaaatttattttaaaaataaaaaatatatatttattatattcggtccaggccgggtcgggcccgggTAAAAAAAGTAGTGCCCGAGGCCCAACCCATTTTCTAAAAGGGcctctttttttgcccaaattcatattttgagcgGGCCATCGGGCCGGTCGTGgtcgcccggcccatgaacatcTCTAATGTcaattaagtttttcttttgaaattttatattcaagttttacatatataaattacgAGTGagctaaattattaaattaatatttataatgattaattttgatgacAAATATTAATACGATTgtaatgtaaattaaaaaaagaccATGTCGTAATTAtgttatgttaaaatatgattaatgaTTGGGTGTTTTATTAAGATTTGGGGTCTGCGTTTCCACATTTGCATGGACCTAACGCGTCCTAAACGCGCATGCAAATTGCGGAGGAAATTGACATCGTTTATAATATGATTCACTATCCAATAATTTACGCGTTACCAAATTTATAGAAATACGGCGTTTGGGCCTCGTGTGGGGATTCTGGGGATAATTAATCTTGTAATGAAACGCGTAACAGTTAGCAAAGCGTTTTGCCCCCCTGACTACGCGTCtcctaaaaaatatttctactTTTAGTCTTGatcaaaaatatcataaaaattatttctttttttagttttcttagtAACCAAGtcattttctaaatattttttcaatttttattttgtgaaaaataatttaattaatgaaaagaaaaatggcatATTAATTAATctctctgattttttttttttacattttctaaaaCTGTATTTGAGTAGAATTTACCAAGCCATTTgcttattatcttttattttgctTAGCGACGTTGTCAACTTTTGGGCTAGCTATCGCCCGCCTTCTTCCTCTTCCAtcaaccattttttttcttcttctcattcatTACACATGTCTTCTCTCTTTTTAGTTTGCAAATCTATTTTGTGTGTATCTTTACTGTCTTCACAAGTTTTGATGGTCAGATAACGGTGTTTGTTCTTCGCTAAAACTCCACCAACCATCAGTAGTTTTTCTTGGAAAATGGGTGGCTCTTCGTCAacttcttaatttgtttctattttgagagtatttcaaaataataaatgatttcacggGTTGATTTGGACTcgtgttgtcttaagttttatatattttttgtttgtttttccattgtttaataaatcttcagttttagaagtttttgtctgCTCTTGTAGCACGTTTTTTTAGTCTTACTTATGCATGTAATCTTAGTTGTACAAGTGGTTTTAGGAATGAATTTGTTGTTgtcctctctagtttggtgaatactcgattcttttgtcgatttttgctCGCCGTTTTGGACCATCCGAAGCTGATTTCCTTATCGTATTAAAAATTTGGAATCACTCCAGAGATGTCGTGCTTAAGTTGTGACAAAGCCAATTGTCAATGTGTTGTAATGTTCTATTAATGCTGAGGCTAAAGCCTTTGTTGTGTCGATGGAGCTTGTCATTCGCCATCTACGACGAGCGTTCgcgctttaaaaaaaaatttatttgaacaattcaaaaaaattactttaattagtttaaatatttttatttaaatatttccaAAAAGTACATTTTGGAAATCTAtctttcaagaaataaataaacttgtattttgaaaatttaagaaaattccactcctataaatataaattaaaatagttttacatattataataGCTTATGGtaagattaatattttaacaatttaaaatttatcgatatatttatataaattatacatgtaaAGTTTTGAATTAATCGATATCTCAATCATATCAATCGAGAATGTCGTCAGTATGaagatatatttaataatttataattttttatatgaaaaaataatttctcacattatatttacttaaaattcaattcgatttctataaatagaataagaaataaattaccAAGTTAATCGTAGAAattgtatgatatatatatattcatatatggCTGGAAATTAAAGAGCACAAAATTAGGGAGAAATGCATGGGAGGCAGATTGTCAGAGAAAAACGAACTACTTTATAGTTGCCAGTGCATGCATGCACGACTTTGATAAACACGTAGCGTGGTCATCACGAAGGAAATtacataaagtaaaaaaaaaacgaaatgtTTGATGGAttcgattaaaaaattattaagtattcatgataaataatttaataatacaaGTTTAGTTCAATCTATTTGTTTAGTCCAGATCAAATGGCCCGATCTATTATTTTGAACGGATATCTCCATCAAATTAACTAGTTTGATtcgatttcaaaataaaatggaagGCAATGCATTTATAGGTTAAAGCTAGGTCAGATTTGGGTCGACTTTGTATTTGTTTGAGTTTGACTCGACTTAAAATATGACAATCAAAATTTACTCTAATTTATctatatttctaaattatgtTCAACAATTAGAGCGATATTATTTTACGTTTACGTTTGgtagaaatattattttcacgCCATGTTCTACTATAAGTTAGCAATAAACTAATTTCAATTAGTAATTTTAGCCACTCATATGGCTGGTTTTGCGAAAGGAAACTACtaaaataactttacaaattataaataaattatattattattacggtactttttctaaattaaatttttaaaagcacttttcaacTACTGACAGTAATACTAAACTACTCCTGCTATCATTTATAGCTTCAAATCTAAaaccttttttgaaaaataatgagAAACAAAACTTAAATCTTTCTAAACCTAACCTATAAAGCTATATTTATTATCCAAATCCAAGGCTAACATCCAACCCAAACCACTCATTCTATATCCTATATCCATACCCAAACCATTAATCAATCCAACATTTTTCTTTGAAACAatggattattattattaatctaCATTGAAAGCTGGCCCCAAAAATAGTGAAAtcgtattttattttcttcaaaatcataaaattgaaaattttaaaaaaattcccctaaaaaaattacaattcaatttagccctCGATATAAAACTTATTCTTTCACCCTATTTAGAACACGATAGATTAATGAATTGAAAGTTgggaattttattattaaattaaataacaggAGAACTTCGTGTGTTGACTTGATGGTTAAGGTGTTCATCATTCCAGATGTGATTTGAGTTTGAGTCATGTTAGCTGTGTTGCTGATAGGGCATTACCCTCCtcttataattcaattataaggGGTGATAGTTATAGTATCATGTAAAAGTATAGTTATTTTGTTACATAAATAACTATGGATTATGGTATTTGATGGTGCAATTATTGCTTGAACAGTACGGAGTAATCGAATGAAAGTGTAATAATTATGGATAGTAATTacacaaaattctttttttctaaatgtGTTTGGCTTATAGAGTGTAATTACAATATTGTAATTTCCTATGTCGTGCTTGGTAGGACAAATTGTAATTATACagttacataatttataattttaaaaatattaattactataatattagaatgataaaataattttaaacgagtaacaaaacttaaaattgaatcatcatatatattatattaatctaaaaaGTAGTTGATAATACGATTACTaaaaaatagcaagaaaaataaacatcatatgcGCTTTTATCTACTTGTTCTATTGCATATTCGTTGGATTATCtcctctttaatatttaatatattctcCTTATCATCATTTGTTAGTTCTTGACTGAGTTCATCATCGTCGGAATTTGAATTTGTGTCATTAAGGTTATCAAGATCTCCTTCTTTTATTTACTCTTCGAAGTATGAATCATCTCAATTCCACCTATTATTGAGTTATGAAATATGCAGCATGCTACTACATATGATCtaactttgtttttttatgcTATATATAATGGTTATGTTGTTAATATGAGAAATGtttttttagaataacaaaTGTCTTCTCAACCACATTTCAAATTAGCCTTGAATGTCTCAAATAAAAGAATTCGTGAGTTGTCTATAGTACTTGTGTCTGACACCATTTTCTCAAATAGTACACCTCATGATAtggtgcaaaaaaaaaaccattttctaTGCATAATTAACATCAACCTTATAATATTTAAGTTCACGTTCCAAATAGTTTATAGTTTTGATTATAAaccttatataaacttaatttgagGGGGGAACCTTATAAATTCTCACCTCCTGAAAATTGTAATTAGGGTGTTCCAATTACATCCAATTTTGTGAGACCCACAAACGAACTACATTTtgcatatttcttttgaaaaagtCAACCTTCCCTCCGTATATATTGATGCaaagtcaaataaaaaaaaggtgttAGTAATGTAAATGCTAATCAACTCCGCAAAATATGGCAATAACAAAGGGTTAGAAAACCCATTTTGGAAGTAAAATCTTTcatattgctttttttttttgttatcaatttttaaaaaaaaaatatttaattgatatttttttaataatattgggGTGGAGAGAGAAGttaacaaaaattgaaattatctatattatatataatatttttattgaattaatatcataaataaacTCGACACGGTTACTTAAAAAGCTctttttctatgaaaatgattttactAATGCATAAAATCATAACATCAAATAATAACTTACAGGAAACCccaaaacataaaaggaaatatAAATTGGCCGATTGAGTCTTGGTTTGATTGACATGAATATTACTGTCAGATCCGATCTTAGGGGTCGTGGTGCGACTGTCAATGGCCCAAAAAACTTTTAAGGGTCtaaaaatttttttaccaaCTGTTAAGGAACCTAAAAcctcattttattatttcgcCTAGGCCCAAAAAATGTCAAGAACGGGCATGAGTGTTACCAGTACAGGAAGATATGTGTTCAAATGTGCTGAAACGTATTATACTTCTACTTAATGGTTGagtaaattctaaatattatatcaaaaagagcaaatataatcggaacttataataaaattgtttaaaaatgataataaaaaacataaattgaaaacacaaAGCAAATCCAATCAATCTACCAATAAATTTCGAGTCGTGAAGAGAGgtta
The nucleotide sequence above comes from Gossypium raimondii isolate GPD5lz chromosome 13, ASM2569854v1, whole genome shotgun sequence. Encoded proteins:
- the LOC105784232 gene encoding U-box domain-containing protein 21, producing the protein MISSWRKRRAGKRAGKEQARNENGEMELSIPRDFRCPISLDLMKDPVTLSSGITYDRPNIEKWIEAGNFTCPLTNRVLRSLEPIPNHIIRKKIQDWCVENRSHGIERIPTPRVPVSSMEVSEILSKIDVACKKQDGSRCLDLVAKVKSLAKESERNKRCIVSNGTGNVLSEAFAAFSMAAFDENVSVLEEILSALVIMFPLDGEAKGFLGSASAMHCLIRFLSSGDLSRRRNAVLALKELVSSMEDQRKILNQLSEMEGAIEALLKLIKSPICSASTKASLTIIYHMITSYGNEKQVGNKLVNLGIVPLLLEMLVDAERGMCEKALGVLDGIFDTEQGREMACKNALTMPVLVKKILRVSTMATEFSVSILWKLCKNEKKEDGGVLIEALQVGAFQKLLLLLQLGCVEKTKDRVSDLLKMLNPYRSKIECVDPIDHFKGLKRPF